In Osmia bicornis bicornis chromosome 1, iOsmBic2.1, whole genome shotgun sequence, the following proteins share a genomic window:
- the LOC114872832 gene encoding maspardin-like, protein MSCSSELSRSQEYLSFRSSIPLRKIVVDADGTKGWKVYDSSPKTIKCPLICLPPVSGTADVFFKQILGLAAKGYRIISAEPPVYWNVKEWCDGFRKLLDYMELDKVHLFGASLGGFLAQKFTEVNAHCPRVVSLVLCNTFTDTSVFSYNDSAAVFWILPSLVLKKMLMGNFVTDKVDGEIVEAIDFMVERLESLTQPELASRLTMNCVNCYVQPQKICHLPITILDVFDEYALSNSVREEMYKCYPNAKLAHLKSGGNFPYLSRSAEVNLHLQIHLRQFEGTEYSASERTKL, encoded by the exons aTGTCGTGCTCCAGCGAATTGTCACGATCCCAGGAATATCTCAGTTTTCGTAGTTCTATCCCACTCAGGAAAATCGTCGTCGATGCTGACGGCACTAAG GGATGGAAGGTATACGATTCCAGTCCAAAAACTATTAAGTGCCCCCTCATATGTCTTCCACCGGTCAGCGGAACAGCGGATGTGTTCTTTAAACAAATCTTAGGCTTGGCGGCCAAAGGATATAGAATTATATCG GCCGAACCACCGGTATACTGGAACGTTAAAGAGTGGTGTGATGGATTCAGGAAACTCCTGGATTACATGGAACTCGATAAGGTTCATCTATTCGGCGCTTCATTAG gtGGATTCCTGGCTCAAAAGTTTACCGAGGTGAACGCTCATTGTCCTCGAGTGGTATCACTGGTACTCTGTAACACGTTCACGGATACGTCGGTTTTCAGTTACAACGATTCGGCGGCAGT ATTTTGGATCCTACCATCGTTGGTATTGAAAAAAATGCTAATGGGAAATTTCGTGACGGATAAGGTCGATGGAGAAATCGTGGAAGCTATAGATTTCATGGTTGAAAGG CTGGAAAGTTTAACGCAGCCCGAATTGGCGTCTCGATTAACGATGAATTGCGTTAATTGTTACGTGCAACCGCAAAAAATATGCCACCTGCCTATTACAATTCTCGATGTTTTCGACGAATACGCGTTATCTAATTCAGTGAGAGAGGAGATGTACAAGTGTTACCCCAATGCCAAACTGGCACATTTGAAGAGTGGTGGAAATTTCCCATATTTGAGTCGATCGGCTGAAgtaaatttacatttacag ATTCACTTGAGACAATTCGAAGGAACCGAGTACTCTGCCTCAGAGAGGACAAAGTTATAG
- the LOC114872830 gene encoding major facilitator superfamily domain-containing protein 12-like, which yields MDRDEERFPLLERKLSASTKAAYALGHIFNDLTAAMWFSYTLIYFQRVALLEPITAGALLLLGQIVDAFVTPIFGLLVDRYLKKKIWHIIGSFMVTMTFPVIFGGFAEPSNTAVMLIYVVSITVFQIGWAAVQISHLSMIPSLTNSLLTRADLTAIRYSAQVGAAVVVFVVTWIVLPTNEEAVIRLTQQDSYKFRNIVLTLTSIGLVSTILFHVFLKGNLLDTKDQQKENIEETRRLVDNPVNNRTSWVSITILLRVAMLYVASRLFITLATVYLPLYIEETDVDGKEALATVPLVSYVSSFVAALLLKYINKSCGTKMCYFLGILIGMLSAVITEFAGNSAPIIYLVAVLIGSASSITMVTSLSVTAEIIGPRTERSAVVYSIVTFLDKVVTGLVVILIEKWRCTEPALCPNYNRDTLALVCVLSMSLGLVTLFSISRCLS from the exons ATGGATCGGGACGAGGAGCGATTTCCCTTATTGGAGAGGAAGCTAAGCGCTTCGACAAAAGCCGCATATGCCTTGGGTCATATTTTTAACGACTTGACAGCTGCCATGTGGTTCTCTTACACCCTTATCTACTTTCAGAGGGTAGCCCTGTTGGAACCTATAACTGCTGGTGCCCTATTACTTCTAG GTCAAATCGTGGACGCGTTCGTGACGCCAATATTCGGGCTGTTGGTCGACCGCTACCTGAAAAAGAAGATATGGCACATCATTGGCTCGTTCATGGTTACCATGACGTTTCCGGTGATCTTCGGTGGTTTCGCAGAACCGTCAAACACAGCCGTTATGCTTATCTACGTGGTCAGCATCACCGTGTTTCAAATTGGTTGGGCAGCTGTGCAGATCTCCCATTTGTCCATGATTCCATCGTTGACGAACTCGCTACTGACACGGGCAGATCTAACCGCGATACG ATATTCCGCCCAGGTTGGCGCAGCTGTGGTGGTATTCGTCGTCACCTGGATAGTATTACCTACGAACGAAGAAGCAGTGATTCGATTAACCCAACAAGACAGTTATAAATTCCGA AACATAGTGCTTACTCTAACGAGCATCGGTCTAGTGTCTACCATACTCTTCCACGTATTTCTGAAAGGGAATCTTTTAGATACAAAGGATCAACAGAAAGAGAATATCGAGGAAACAAGGAGGCTGGTCGATAATCCCGTAAACAATCGAACCTCATGGGTCAGTATCACGATTCTTCTAAGAGTGGCTATGCTCTACGTGGCCAGCAGGCTATTTATTACACTAGCCACTGTATATTTACCTCTGTACATCGAAGAAACAGATGTCGATGGAAAAGAAGCACTGGCCACGGTTCCTTTGGTTTCATACGTGTCTTCCTTTGTCGCCGCATTGttgttaaaatatataaacaaaTCGTGCGGTACCAAG ATGTGCTATTTTTTGGGCATCCTTATTGGGATGCTTTCCGCGGTTATCACGGAATTCGCTGGAAATTCAGCGCCGATCATATACTTGGTGGCGGTGTTGATCGGTAGCGCAAGTTCGATCACGATGGTCACATCGTTGAGCGTGACGGCGGAAATAATCGGGCCGCGAACCGAGCGAAGCGCGGTCGTCTACTCGATCGTCACGTTTCTTGATAAGGTTGTCACAGGATTGGTCGTGATTCTAATCGAGAAATG GAGGTGCACGGAACCTGCGCTCTGCCCGAATTACAATAGAGACACTCTGGCACTGGTTTGCGTCCTTTCGATGTCTCTAGGACTCGTCACTTTGTTCTCAATATCGCGATGTCTATCTTAG